In Dehalococcoidia bacterium, one DNA window encodes the following:
- a CDS encoding MMPL family transporter, which translates to MDSARHRETSFTARMAVWSSHHRLLVGLGWLLVIVVAMGASIVMPTKTSWEQEGIGEAGDALRLYEERFGERQVPPQEVVVFSSATQVDDPAYRRTVEDLMTRLSELRTEEIRDVGGTRVSEYKRIVSGSFTHYDTGLPREASPLVAPSDSGDVSLALVSLQGDVLTAKENIDPVVRTVAQVSEESPGFTILSGGEASTFAEQDKIIEEDLGRALMLNLTVTLVILLLVFRAPVAALIPLTLAIAAVLTAFGVLSVISQSYTLSPIYTEMVLLMGLATGIDYTLFVVTRFRNERRAGRSDEEALRIAAGTSGKAVVFAGATVVLAVCGMFLVGEATFTSLGLAAVIVVMIAIIISVTLLPTLLGALAGYIDRFTLPFLVRGEERGGVWGHITDFVLARPAILAILATGLLLAAAAPIVTFNLGFNGAKALSDDVEAKRALLALEENFTLGLTSPALVVVDAGESRNVYAEDIQSGVRQLVERVQAETASAQRPDAPFGAPIQTDVNGAGDTEVIRIPLNADTGEERALDDVRRLRNELIPAAFEGSSARVSVTGATAANIDFRSHIDGRTPIVFAFVLGLAFFVLLLTFRSFVIAVKAIILNLLSVGAAYGILVLVFQEGWLLEGPLGFEATGIIESWLPLFLFAILFGLSMDYHMFILARIKEAWERGAGSDRAVSLGVRATAGTITSAAAIMIAVAMIFAFTRFLGIKQFGFGLALAIFIDATIIRSILLPATMKLLGDWNWYLPRWLEWLPHIRMAE; encoded by the coding sequence TTGGACTCAGCTCGGCACAGAGAGACATCGTTTACGGCCCGGATGGCGGTCTGGAGCAGTCACCACCGGCTCCTGGTTGGGTTGGGGTGGTTGCTCGTGATCGTCGTTGCCATGGGCGCGTCGATTGTGATGCCGACGAAGACGTCGTGGGAGCAGGAGGGGATCGGCGAGGCCGGCGACGCCCTGAGGCTGTACGAGGAACGCTTCGGCGAGCGGCAAGTCCCGCCGCAGGAGGTCGTCGTCTTCTCCTCGGCGACGCAGGTGGACGACCCCGCGTATCGCCGGACGGTCGAGGACCTGATGACGCGGCTCAGCGAGCTGCGAACGGAGGAGATTCGAGACGTCGGCGGAACGAGAGTCTCCGAGTACAAGCGCATCGTCTCAGGGAGCTTCACTCATTACGATACCGGCCTTCCCCGTGAGGCGTCGCCACTTGTGGCGCCGAGCGACAGCGGCGACGTCAGCCTTGCCCTTGTGAGCCTGCAGGGCGACGTGCTGACCGCGAAAGAGAACATCGACCCCGTGGTCCGGACCGTGGCGCAGGTGAGCGAGGAGTCGCCCGGTTTCACGATCCTGAGCGGCGGAGAGGCTTCGACGTTCGCGGAGCAGGACAAGATCATCGAGGAAGACCTGGGTCGGGCGCTCATGCTCAACCTGACCGTCACGTTGGTCATACTGCTGCTGGTGTTTCGGGCACCGGTTGCGGCCCTCATTCCTCTCACTCTCGCTATCGCCGCCGTCCTTACCGCCTTCGGGGTTCTCAGCGTGATTAGCCAGTCCTACACCCTGAGTCCCATCTACACGGAGATGGTGTTGCTCATGGGGCTCGCCACGGGCATCGACTACACGCTGTTCGTGGTCACCCGCTTTCGCAATGAGCGGCGCGCGGGGCGCAGCGACGAGGAGGCGCTCCGCATCGCTGCGGGGACGTCGGGGAAGGCGGTCGTCTTCGCGGGGGCGACGGTGGTGCTGGCTGTGTGCGGGATGTTCCTTGTGGGCGAGGCGACGTTCACCAGTCTTGGCCTCGCGGCCGTCATTGTCGTCATGATCGCGATCATCATTTCCGTGACCTTGCTGCCGACGTTGCTCGGCGCGCTCGCGGGGTACATCGACCGCTTTACCCTTCCCTTCCTCGTGCGCGGCGAGGAACGTGGCGGTGTGTGGGGACACATCACCGATTTCGTTCTCGCCCGACCGGCGATTCTCGCCATTCTTGCCACCGGCCTCCTGCTGGCGGCTGCTGCGCCGATAGTGACCTTTAATCTCGGCTTCAACGGCGCCAAAGCCCTCTCCGATGACGTTGAAGCGAAGCGCGCGCTGCTTGCCCTGGAGGAGAACTTCACCCTCGGGCTCACCTCTCCGGCGCTGGTCGTGGTCGACGCAGGAGAGAGCCGCAACGTTTACGCTGAGGATATCCAGTCGGGCGTGCGGCAGTTGGTCGAGCGTGTCCAGGCGGAGACTGCCTCGGCGCAACGGCCGGACGCTCCTTTCGGCGCTCCCATACAGACGGATGTCAACGGCGCCGGCGACACGGAGGTGATCCGCATACCACTCAACGCCGACACGGGCGAGGAGCGGGCACTCGACGACGTGAGACGTTTGCGCAACGAGCTGATCCCCGCGGCGTTCGAGGGGTCGTCTGCGAGGGTGAGCGTCACGGGAGCGACGGCCGCCAACATCGACTTCCGGAGTCATATAGACGGCCGCACGCCGATTGTCTTCGCGTTCGTTCTCGGGCTGGCGTTTTTCGTGCTGTTGCTGACCTTCCGTTCGTTTGTCATCGCCGTCAAGGCCATAATCCTGAACCTCCTCTCGGTGGGCGCGGCATACGGCATACTGGTGCTCGTTTTTCAAGAAGGCTGGTTGCTGGAGGGCCCGCTCGGATTCGAGGCCACGGGCATCATCGAGTCCTGGCTGCCGCTGTTCCTGTTCGCCATCCTCTTCGGCCTGTCGATGGACTACCACATGTTCATCCTGGCGCGGATCAAGGAAGCCTGGGAGCGAGGCGCGGGCAGCGATCGCGCTGTTTCGTTGGGAGTACGCGCGACGGCAGGTACGATCACGAGCGCGGCCGCTATCATGATTGCGGTGGCGATGATCTTCGCTTTCACGCGCTTTCTCGGCATCAAGCAGTTCGGCTTCGGGCTGGCGCTGGCGATCTTCATCGACGCCACGATTATCCGCTCGATATTGCTGCCGGCGACGATGAAACTTCTGGGCGACTGGAACTGGTACTTGCCGCGCTGGCTTGAGTGGCTGCCGCACATCCGCATGGCCGAGTGA
- a CDS encoding branched-chain amino acid ABC transporter substrate-binding protein yields MGVSVPLTGSQQPEGTEDGDAVITSVVRWKEANGERIKGHEIELRMEDDGCTEEEITMQAARRLIDTPGLIGVIGPDCSTGARAALPLYEGAGVVAISGSATDSDLASTQPPGGFFFRTAYRNSFQGLVGGLFVATELGATTAYLIDDGETYGIDLINAAEAVMREQGIAVSRDTAPLGTVDFGLVVQRIMEAEPDFVGFASFNPDVSLLYRQLRDAGYAGEFGAGDAAASVQTFVEPVGRESAEGVYFVGCPLTLPEDFLADFERVHGDRPDASAFVAQYADAATLLLDAVARVAEEREDGSLVIDRAALRDAVSAGELEDGLSGRITFDEHGDRSTSETDLTAQALDFGVAACQVQGGRLVNLFP; encoded by the coding sequence ATCGGCGTTTCCGTCCCCCTCACGGGCTCGCAGCAGCCGGAGGGCACGGAAGACGGCGACGCCGTGATCACGAGTGTGGTCCGCTGGAAAGAGGCGAACGGGGAGCGCATCAAGGGCCACGAGATAGAGCTGCGGATGGAGGACGACGGGTGCACCGAGGAGGAGATCACGATGCAGGCGGCGCGGCGTCTCATAGACACGCCGGGACTCATCGGCGTGATCGGGCCCGATTGCAGCACGGGCGCGCGCGCGGCCCTCCCTCTGTACGAGGGAGCGGGCGTCGTCGCCATCTCGGGCTCTGCGACCGACTCTGACCTTGCGTCGACGCAGCCGCCCGGCGGCTTCTTTTTCCGCACCGCCTACCGCAACTCCTTCCAGGGGCTCGTAGGAGGTCTCTTCGTCGCCACCGAGCTGGGCGCAACGACAGCCTACCTGATCGACGACGGCGAGACCTACGGCATCGACTTGATCAATGCGGCGGAGGCGGTGATGCGGGAGCAGGGGATCGCCGTCAGCCGCGACACCGCGCCACTCGGCACCGTCGACTTCGGCCTGGTTGTGCAGCGCATCATGGAGGCAGAGCCCGACTTCGTCGGCTTTGCCAGCTTCAACCCGGACGTTTCCCTGCTCTACCGTCAGCTCCGCGACGCCGGGTACGCGGGAGAGTTCGGCGCCGGCGATGCCGCCGCTTCCGTGCAGACGTTTGTGGAGCCGGTCGGGCGCGAATCTGCGGAGGGCGTCTACTTCGTGGGTTGCCCGCTGACCCTGCCCGAGGACTTCCTGGCGGACTTCGAGCGTGTGCACGGCGACCGGCCGGACGCTAGCGCTTTCGTGGCGCAGTACGCGGACGCGGCGACGCTGCTGCTCGATGCCGTCGCCCGCGTTGCAGAGGAGAGAGAAGACGGAAGCCTGGTGATAGACCGCGCCGCCCTCCGCGACGCCGTTAGCGCCGGCGAGCTGGAGGACGGCCTTTCGGGCCGCATCACCTTCGACGAGCACGGAGACCGCTCTACCAGCGAGACTGACCTTACGGCCCAGGCGCTCGACTTCGGGGTGGCCGCGTGCCAGGTACAGGGCGGGAGGCTTGTTAATCTCTTTCCGTAG